In the genome of Cronobacter malonaticus LMG 23826, one region contains:
- the glrR gene encoding two-component system response regulator GlrR: MTQHKPARLLLVDDDPGLLKLLGLRLTSEGFTVETAESGHEGLRILAREKIDLVISDLRMDEMDGMQLFAEIQKLQPGMPVIILTAHGSIPDAVAATQQGVFSFLTKPVDKDALYKAIDDALAHAAPAGDEQWRETIVTRSPVMLRLLEQAHMVAQSDVSVLINGQSGTGKEILAQAIHNASPRAKNAFIAINCGALPEQLLESELFGHARGAFTGAVSSREGLFQAAEGGTLFLDEIGDMPVPLQVKLLRVLQERKVRPLGSNRDIEINVRIISATHRDLPKAMARGEFREDLFYRLNVVNLKIPALQERAEDIPLLANHLLRQAADRHKPFVRSFSTDAMKRLMAASWPGNVRQLVNVIEQCVALTSAPVISEALVEQALEGENTVLPTFVEARNQFELNYLRKLLQITKGNVTHAARMAGRNRTEFYKLLARHELEANDFKE; the protein is encoded by the coding sequence ATGACGCAGCATAAACCCGCGCGCCTGTTGCTGGTGGATGACGATCCGGGCCTGCTGAAACTGCTGGGCCTGCGGCTCACCAGCGAAGGATTTACCGTTGAGACCGCCGAAAGCGGTCATGAAGGGCTGCGCATTTTAGCGCGTGAGAAGATCGATCTGGTGATTAGCGATCTGCGGATGGATGAAATGGACGGCATGCAGCTTTTCGCCGAGATCCAGAAGCTCCAGCCGGGCATGCCGGTGATCATTCTGACCGCGCATGGCTCGATCCCTGATGCGGTGGCGGCGACCCAGCAGGGTGTGTTCAGTTTTCTTACCAAACCGGTGGATAAAGACGCGCTGTATAAAGCTATCGATGATGCGCTGGCGCATGCCGCGCCCGCAGGCGACGAACAGTGGCGCGAGACGATTGTCACCCGCAGCCCCGTGATGCTGCGGCTGCTTGAGCAGGCGCACATGGTGGCGCAGTCGGACGTTAGCGTCCTGATTAACGGCCAGAGCGGCACCGGCAAAGAGATTCTGGCGCAGGCCATCCATAACGCCAGCCCGCGCGCCAAAAACGCCTTTATCGCCATTAACTGCGGCGCGCTGCCGGAACAGCTGCTGGAATCCGAGCTGTTCGGCCATGCGCGCGGCGCGTTTACCGGCGCGGTCAGCAGCCGTGAAGGGCTTTTTCAGGCAGCCGAAGGCGGCACGCTGTTTCTCGATGAAATCGGTGATATGCCGGTACCGTTGCAGGTAAAACTGCTGCGCGTCCTGCAGGAGCGCAAAGTGCGCCCGCTCGGCAGCAACCGCGATATCGAAATCAACGTGCGGATTATCTCCGCCACTCATCGCGATCTGCCGAAGGCGATGGCGCGCGGCGAGTTCCGCGAAGATCTCTTTTATCGCCTGAACGTGGTGAATTTAAAGATCCCGGCATTGCAGGAGCGCGCCGAAGATATTCCGCTGCTCGCGAACCATCTGCTGCGTCAGGCGGCGGACCGGCATAAGCCGTTCGTACGCAGCTTTTCTACCGATGCGATGAAGCGACTGATGGCGGCGAGCTGGCCGGGCAACGTGCGCCAGCTGGTGAACGTGATTGAGCAGTGCGTGGCGCTGACCTCCGCGCCGGTCATTAGCGAGGCGCTGGTAGAGCAGGCGCTGGAGGGCGAAAACACCGTGCTGCCAACGTTTGTCGAGGCGCGCAATCAGTTTGAGCTCAACTATCTGCGCAAGCTGCTGCAAATCACCAAAGGCAACGTGACCCACGCCGCGCGTATGGCAGGGCGTAACCGTACCGAATTCTATAAACTGCTGGCCCGCCACGAGCTTGAGGCGAATGATTTTAAAGAGTAG
- the glnB gene encoding nitrogen regulatory protein P-II, producing the protein MKKIDAIIKPFKLDDVREALAEVGITGMTVTEVKGFGRQKGHTELYRGAEYMVDFLPKVKIEIVVTDDIVDTCVDTIIRTAQTGKIGDGKIFVFDVARVVRIRTGEEDDAAI; encoded by the coding sequence ATGAAAAAGATTGATGCGATTATTAAACCCTTCAAACTCGATGACGTACGTGAAGCGCTGGCGGAAGTCGGGATCACCGGGATGACGGTGACCGAGGTGAAAGGGTTTGGTCGTCAGAAAGGCCATACCGAGCTCTATCGCGGCGCAGAGTATATGGTGGATTTCCTGCCGAAGGTGAAAATAGAGATCGTGGTGACCGACGATATCGTCGATACCTGTGTGGATACGATTATCCGTACCGCTCAGACCGGTAAAATCGGCGACGGGAAGATTTTCGTTTTCGATGTGGCGCGCGTGGTGCGTATCCGCACCGGCGAGGAAGACGACGCCGCGATTTAA
- the hmpA gene encoding NO-inducible flavohemoprotein, with amino-acid sequence MLDSQTIAVVKSTIPLLAQTGPKLTAHFYDRMFTHNPELKEIFNMSNQRNGDQREALFNAICAYATNIENLAALLPAVEKIAQKHTSFNIKPEQYNIVGEHLLATLDEMFSPGQEVLDAWGKAYGVLAGVFINREAEIYQSNAQKTGGWEGTREFRIVSKTPQSAIVTSFELEPVDGGPVADYLPGQYTAVWIKPQEFAHQEIRQYSLTRKPNGKSYRIAVKREGEGQVSNWLHQHAQPGDVVNLAAPAGDFFMDVEPQTPVTLISAGVGQTPMLAMLDTLASAQHPAQVNWYHAAESGDVHAFTDEVAQLGAKLPRFTRHVWYRVPTDADRSAGRYDSEGLMALRDREAHVTTPGMQFYVCGPVKFMQFAAEQLVSMGVNKENIHYECFGPHKVL; translated from the coding sequence ATGCTGGATAGTCAAACCATCGCCGTCGTGAAATCCACCATCCCGCTGCTGGCGCAGACTGGCCCGAAACTCACCGCGCACTTTTATGACCGGATGTTTACGCACAACCCGGAACTCAAAGAGATTTTCAACATGAGTAACCAGCGCAATGGCGATCAGCGTGAAGCGCTGTTCAACGCCATCTGCGCCTACGCCACCAATATCGAAAACCTCGCGGCCCTGCTGCCGGCGGTGGAGAAAATCGCCCAGAAGCACACCAGCTTTAATATCAAACCGGAGCAGTACAACATTGTGGGCGAGCACCTGCTGGCGACGCTCGACGAGATGTTCAGCCCAGGCCAGGAAGTGCTGGACGCCTGGGGTAAAGCCTATGGCGTGCTGGCGGGCGTGTTTATTAACCGCGAAGCCGAGATTTACCAGAGCAACGCGCAGAAAACCGGCGGCTGGGAAGGCACGCGCGAATTCCGCATCGTGAGTAAAACGCCGCAGAGCGCGATTGTCACAAGCTTTGAGCTGGAGCCGGTAGATGGCGGCCCGGTTGCTGATTACCTGCCCGGCCAGTACACCGCCGTCTGGATCAAACCGCAGGAGTTTGCGCACCAGGAGATTCGCCAATATTCGCTCACACGCAAGCCGAACGGCAAAAGCTATCGCATCGCGGTGAAACGCGAAGGCGAAGGCCAGGTGTCGAACTGGCTGCATCAGCATGCGCAGCCGGGCGATGTGGTTAATCTTGCCGCGCCTGCGGGCGATTTCTTTATGGATGTCGAGCCGCAGACGCCGGTGACGCTTATCTCGGCGGGTGTGGGCCAGACGCCGATGCTGGCGATGCTTGATACGCTGGCAAGCGCGCAGCATCCGGCGCAGGTGAACTGGTATCACGCGGCGGAAAGCGGCGATGTACATGCGTTTACCGATGAAGTGGCGCAGCTCGGCGCGAAGCTCCCCCGCTTTACCCGCCACGTCTGGTACCGCGTGCCGACCGACGCCGATCGCAGCGCGGGCCGTTATGACAGTGAAGGGTTGATGGCGCTTCGCGATCGCGAGGCACATGTGACCACGCCCGGCATGCAGTTTTATGTCTGCGGCCCGGTGAAATTTATGCAGTTCGCCGCGGAGCAGTTAGTGAGCATGGGCGTGAATAAAGAGAACATTCATTACGAATGTTTCGGCCCGCACAAGGTGTTGTAA
- the glyA gene encoding serine hydroxymethyltransferase, whose translation MLKREMNIADYDAELWQAMEQEKVRQEEHIELIASENYTSPRVMQAQGSQLTNKYAEGYPGKRYYGGCEYVDIVEQLAIDRAKELFGADYANVQPHSGSQANFAVYTALLQPGDTVLGMNLAQGGHLTHGSPVNFSGKLYNIIPYGIDESGKIDYDDMAKQAKEHKPKMIIGGFSAYSGIVDWAKMREIADSIGAYLFVDMAHVAGLIAAGVYPNPVPHAHVVTTTTHKTLAGPRGGLILAKGGSEELYKKLNSAVFPSAQGGPLMHVIAAKAVALKEAMEPEFKTYQQQVAKNAKAMVEVFLNRGYKVVSGGTENHLFLLDLVDKNLTGKEADAALGRANITVNKNSVPNDPKSPFVTSGIRIGSPAVTRRGFKEAEVKELAGWMCDILDNINDEAVIERVKGKVLDICARFPVYA comes from the coding sequence ATGTTAAAGCGTGAAATGAACATTGCCGATTATGATGCCGAACTGTGGCAGGCTATGGAGCAGGAAAAAGTACGTCAGGAAGAGCACATCGAACTGATCGCCTCCGAAAACTACACCAGCCCGCGCGTCATGCAGGCGCAGGGCTCTCAGCTGACCAACAAATATGCCGAAGGTTATCCGGGCAAGCGCTACTACGGCGGCTGCGAATATGTGGATATCGTTGAACAACTGGCGATTGACCGCGCGAAAGAACTCTTCGGCGCTGACTACGCCAACGTGCAGCCGCACTCCGGCTCCCAGGCCAACTTCGCGGTCTACACCGCGCTGCTGCAGCCGGGCGATACCGTTCTTGGTATGAACCTGGCGCAGGGCGGCCACCTGACTCACGGCTCTCCGGTCAACTTCTCCGGTAAGCTCTACAACATCATTCCTTACGGTATCGACGAGTCCGGCAAAATCGATTACGACGATATGGCGAAGCAGGCGAAAGAGCACAAGCCGAAGATGATCATCGGTGGCTTCTCCGCTTACTCCGGCATCGTTGACTGGGCAAAAATGCGTGAAATCGCCGACAGCATCGGCGCATACCTGTTCGTCGATATGGCGCACGTGGCGGGCCTGATTGCCGCAGGTGTTTACCCGAACCCGGTTCCGCACGCGCACGTCGTGACTACGACCACCCATAAAACGCTGGCTGGCCCGCGCGGTGGTCTGATCCTCGCCAAAGGCGGCAGCGAAGAGCTGTACAAAAAACTGAACTCTGCCGTGTTCCCGAGCGCGCAGGGCGGCCCGCTGATGCACGTTATCGCGGCGAAAGCGGTCGCGCTGAAAGAAGCGATGGAGCCGGAGTTCAAAACCTACCAGCAGCAGGTGGCCAAAAACGCCAAAGCGATGGTGGAAGTGTTCCTGAACCGCGGCTACAAAGTGGTCTCCGGCGGTACGGAAAACCACCTGTTCCTGCTGGATCTGGTCGATAAAAACCTGACCGGTAAAGAAGCGGACGCCGCACTTGGCCGCGCCAACATCACCGTTAACAAAAACAGCGTGCCGAACGATCCGAAAAGCCCGTTCGTCACCTCCGGCATCCGTATCGGTTCTCCGGCGGTTACGCGTCGCGGCTTCAAAGAAGCGGAAGTTAAAGAGCTGGCCGGCTGGATGTGCGACATCCTGGACAACATCAATGACGAAGCGGTTATCGAGCGCGTCAAAGGTAAAGTACTGGATATCTGCGCACGCTTCCCGGTTTACGCGTAA
- a CDS encoding MerR family transcriptional regulator: MRIQAFATLTGLGVHTLRYYEKLGLLVPARNASGHRDYSRSDLDWAAFIKRLKVTDMPLEEIQRYARLRAQGESTAGARRELLAHHAQRLEARLAEQADHLARLKEKMAYYDETLLKNSA, translated from the coding sequence ATGCGTATTCAGGCATTCGCGACGCTGACGGGGCTTGGCGTTCATACGCTGCGCTATTACGAAAAGCTGGGGCTGCTGGTGCCGGCGCGCAACGCCAGCGGGCATCGCGACTATTCTCGTTCGGATCTCGACTGGGCGGCGTTTATTAAACGTCTGAAAGTGACCGATATGCCGCTGGAGGAGATCCAGCGCTACGCCAGGCTGCGCGCACAAGGGGAATCGACCGCTGGCGCACGCCGTGAACTGCTGGCGCATCACGCGCAGCGGCTCGAAGCCCGGCTCGCGGAGCAGGCTGACCATCTGGCGCGCCTGAAAGAGAAAATGGCGTACTACGATGAAACGCTGTTAAAAAACAGCGCTTGA
- a CDS encoding carboxymuconolactone decarboxylase family protein, whose product MTSSRYEAGLARLSEIDGAAGENVIKALADIAPDLGRYVIEFGFGDVYSRPGLSLKSRELATVAALTALGHAQPQLAVHLHAALNVGCTREEIIEVIIQMALYAGFPAALNAMFTAKKVFAEAGV is encoded by the coding sequence ATGACCTCATCACGTTATGAAGCAGGCCTTGCGCGACTGTCGGAAATCGACGGCGCGGCAGGAGAAAATGTCATTAAAGCGCTGGCCGATATCGCGCCGGATCTGGGGCGCTACGTCATAGAATTCGGGTTTGGCGATGTTTACAGCAGGCCAGGTCTGTCGCTAAAAAGCCGGGAGCTCGCGACCGTCGCGGCGCTCACCGCGCTTGGGCACGCGCAGCCGCAGCTGGCGGTGCATCTACATGCCGCGCTGAACGTCGGCTGCACCCGCGAAGAGATTATTGAAGTCATCATCCAGATGGCGCTCTATGCCGGTTTTCCGGCGGCGCTGAATGCGATGTTCACCGCCAAAAAGGTCTTTGCCGAGGCGGGCGTCTGA
- a CDS encoding 3-phenylpropionate MFS transporter, whose translation MVLQSTRWLALSYFTYFFSYGIFLPFWSVWLAGVGVAPETIGLLLGSGLIARFLGSLLLAPRVKDPSRLVFALRLLALLTLVFALGFWFGHQTAWLFVVLVGFNLFFSPLVPLTDALAATWQRQIAMDYGRVRLWGSLAFVIGSALTGKLVSVYDYRAILALLSLGVASMLIGMLLKPSVMPQGEARHNEAAGWPVWRRLIVENWRFLACVSLLQGAHAAYYGFSAIYWQSKGYSASVVGYLWSLGVVAEIIIFALSKRLFSRFGARDLLLLSGVLGIIRWGMMGWTTALPWLIVAQILHCGSFSICHLAAMRYIAAREGSEVIRLQSVYSAVAMGGGIAVMTVFAGFLYQHLAGGVFWVMALVALPALFLRPKVVARA comes from the coding sequence ATGGTGTTGCAATCCACGCGCTGGCTGGCGCTCAGCTATTTCACCTATTTTTTCAGCTACGGTATTTTCCTGCCGTTCTGGAGCGTCTGGCTCGCAGGCGTTGGCGTCGCGCCGGAAACTATCGGCCTTTTGCTCGGCTCCGGGCTGATCGCACGTTTTCTTGGTAGCCTGCTGCTGGCGCCCCGCGTCAAAGACCCTTCCCGTTTAGTGTTTGCGCTGCGCCTGCTTGCGCTGCTGACGCTCGTTTTCGCGCTTGGCTTCTGGTTCGGGCATCAGACCGCCTGGCTGTTTGTCGTGCTGGTGGGCTTTAACCTCTTTTTCTCGCCGCTGGTGCCGCTCACCGACGCGCTCGCCGCCACCTGGCAGCGCCAGATAGCGATGGACTACGGGCGCGTGCGCCTGTGGGGATCGCTGGCGTTTGTGATTGGCTCGGCGCTCACCGGCAAGCTGGTGAGCGTCTACGATTACCGCGCCATTCTGGCGCTGCTGTCGCTCGGCGTGGCGTCAATGCTTATCGGGATGCTGCTGAAACCCTCGGTCATGCCGCAGGGCGAAGCGCGTCATAACGAGGCCGCCGGCTGGCCGGTATGGCGCAGGTTGATCGTTGAAAACTGGCGTTTTCTCGCCTGCGTAAGCCTGCTTCAGGGGGCGCACGCTGCCTATTACGGTTTCAGCGCCATTTACTGGCAGAGCAAAGGCTATTCCGCCTCGGTCGTGGGATATCTCTGGTCGCTCGGCGTGGTAGCGGAAATTATTATCTTCGCGCTCAGTAAACGGCTGTTCAGCCGGTTTGGCGCGCGCGATCTGCTGCTGCTCTCCGGCGTGCTGGGGATTATCCGCTGGGGAATGATGGGCTGGACGACCGCGCTGCCGTGGCTCATCGTGGCGCAGATCCTGCACTGCGGGAGCTTCTCCATCTGTCATCTGGCGGCGATGCGCTATATCGCCGCCCGCGAAGGCTCGGAAGTCATCCGGCTACAGTCGGTCTACTCCGCCGTCGCGATGGGCGGCGGGATTGCGGTGATGACCGTCTTCGCAGGCTTCCTGTATCAACACCTTGCAGGCGGCGTCTTCTGGGTGATGGCGCTGGTTGCGCTGCCCGCGCTCTTCCTGCGCCCGAAAGTCGTGGCGCGCGCTTAA
- the csiE gene encoding stationary phase inducible protein CsiE, which yields MMTLLCPPPSVLSSPQRRCQVLLMLYLPGQTITPEMLGRLNGVDGAIARQDIAETDDEIKRYHRLSIITQQDGSYRIEGTALDRRLCLLHWLRRALRLCPEFIQQHFTPALKNELRQHGIATALYDDTNLHALVNLCARRLNRQFEPRDVQFLRLYLQYCLVQHHYGQTPEFTEPQQLWMRARAEFLAAQEIVRHWQRRVAQSPHVNEHCFLALLFMMLRTPDPLRDAHPEDHRLRHAVLSLIARFRELSGMAFSDEQGLADQLYIHLCQALDRSLFGIGIDNALPEEINRLYPRLMRTTRKAFDSFEEEYRVTFSDEEVGLVAVIFGAWLMQEADLHEKQVLLLTGNDPALEAEIEQQLRELTLLPLNIKHLTLHTFQQEGAPKEVALIVTPYTTSLPLFSPPLIHATLPFGEHQQQRIREILEA from the coding sequence ATGATGACTCTGCTCTGCCCTCCACCATCTGTGCTTTCCAGTCCGCAGCGCCGCTGCCAGGTACTTTTAATGCTCTATCTGCCGGGGCAAACCATCACGCCGGAAATGTTAGGCCGGCTGAATGGCGTTGACGGCGCCATCGCCCGTCAGGACATTGCCGAAACCGACGACGAAATTAAGCGGTATCACCGCCTGAGTATTATCACCCAGCAGGACGGCAGCTACCGGATTGAAGGCACAGCGTTAGACAGACGCCTTTGCCTGCTGCACTGGTTGCGCCGGGCGCTGCGCCTGTGCCCCGAGTTTATCCAGCAGCATTTCACGCCCGCGCTGAAAAACGAACTGCGCCAGCACGGCATCGCGACGGCGCTGTATGACGATACGAATTTACACGCGCTGGTCAACCTCTGCGCGCGCCGTCTGAACCGACAGTTCGAGCCGCGCGACGTGCAGTTCCTGCGTCTCTACCTGCAATACTGCCTGGTGCAGCATCATTACGGCCAGACGCCGGAATTCACCGAACCACAACAGCTCTGGATGCGCGCCCGCGCCGAGTTTCTCGCCGCGCAGGAGATAGTCCGCCACTGGCAGCGCCGCGTCGCCCAGTCGCCGCACGTGAACGAACACTGCTTCCTGGCACTGCTGTTTATGATGCTGCGCACGCCCGATCCGCTGCGCGACGCACACCCGGAAGATCATCGTCTGCGTCACGCCGTGCTTTCGCTGATTGCCCGCTTTCGCGAGCTCTCCGGCATGGCGTTCAGCGATGAACAAGGGCTTGCGGATCAGCTCTATATTCATCTCTGCCAGGCGCTTGACCGCAGCCTGTTCGGCATCGGTATCGATAACGCGCTGCCGGAAGAGATTAACCGTCTCTATCCGCGCCTGATGCGCACCACGCGCAAAGCGTTTGATAGCTTTGAAGAAGAGTACCGGGTGACGTTTTCTGATGAAGAAGTGGGGCTTGTGGCGGTGATTTTCGGCGCGTGGCTGATGCAGGAGGCGGATCTGCATGAAAAACAGGTGCTGCTGCTGACGGGCAACGACCCTGCGCTTGAGGCAGAAATCGAGCAGCAGCTACGGGAACTCACCCTGCTGCCGCTCAACATTAAACACCTCACGCTGCATACCTTCCAGCAGGAAGGCGCGCCGAAAGAGGTGGCGCTGATTGTGACGCCATACACCACCTCGCTGCCGCTCTTCTCGCCGCCGCTCATTCACGCGACGCTGCCGTTCGGTGAACACCAGCAGCAGCGGATACGCGAGATTCTGGAAGCTTAA
- a CDS encoding DUF1007 family protein, whose amino-acid sequence MSARLYRLMCAAAVVSLVPAREALAHPHSFISLKTDIVSEAGQITALKMRWKMDEITSADLLYDAGDAAPGSPVWKKLAAEVMANVIGQHYFTEFWHNGQKVKFAATPLAYGLAREGHQAVLTFTLPLAHPQKASGARYTFATFDPTYYVSMSYDAPGDVTLSDELRERCNVAVKTPQPDAAVQDFALSLDKSDAPPEDMDLGKQFAQEVTLQCQ is encoded by the coding sequence ATGAGCGCTCGTCTTTACCGGTTAATGTGTGCTGCGGCTGTAGTATCGCTGGTTCCGGCGCGGGAGGCGCTGGCACATCCGCACAGCTTTATCTCGTTGAAAACCGACATCGTCAGCGAAGCGGGACAGATAACGGCGCTGAAAATGCGCTGGAAAATGGATGAAATCACTTCAGCGGATCTACTGTATGACGCAGGCGACGCCGCGCCCGGTTCGCCGGTGTGGAAAAAGCTGGCGGCGGAAGTGATGGCGAATGTGATCGGACAGCACTATTTCACCGAGTTCTGGCATAACGGGCAGAAGGTGAAATTCGCCGCCACGCCGCTGGCGTATGGTCTGGCGCGGGAGGGGCATCAGGCGGTACTGACCTTTACGCTGCCGCTTGCGCATCCGCAAAAAGCCTCGGGCGCGCGCTATACGTTCGCCACGTTTGATCCCACCTATTATGTGTCGATGAGTTATGACGCACCAGGCGATGTGACGCTCAGTGATGAACTGCGGGAGCGCTGCAACGTGGCGGTGAAAACGCCGCAGCCGGATGCGGCCGTGCAGGATTTCGCGCTGTCGCTCGATAAATCCGATGCGCCGCCGGAAGATATGGATTTGGGTAAACAATTCGCTCAGGAGGTGACGTTGCAATGTCAGTGA